CCCGGCGAGGCGACGGCCCCGGTGGCGAGCGCCAGCACGGTCGCGGCGGCGGCACCGTGCCCGACCCCGATCACGTCGGGACTGGCGAGCGGATTGCGGGTGACGGTCTGCACGAGGGCCCCGGCGAGCCCGAGCGCCGCGCCGACCAACGCCCCGAGCACGATCCTGGGCACCCGCAGCTCGTTGACGACCAGGTCGTACGGGGTGCTCTGGCCGCGCACGGTCCGCCAGACCTCCCCGGGCGCGACGAAGGTCTGCCCGACACAGGCGGCGAGGCCCATCAGCGCGAGCAGCAGGACGAGCAGCGCGACGGCGGTGCGGAGGGAACGCCGGTGCAGCAGGAGGGAGAGCCGGGGGGTGGGCCGCAGCAGCAGGGAGTGGACCGAGGGAAGATCCGCCCCACCCGGACCCTGACTCCCGCGAACCTCGACGCCCTCTGGAATCCCGCTCTTCTCCCGAACCCCGCGCCTCTCCAGAACCTCGCCCTTCTCCCGAACCTCGTTTCTCTCCTCAACCTCGCCCTTCTCCCGAACCCCGCCGCCCTCCCAAGCCTCGCCCCTCTCCCAAGCCTCGCCCCTCTCCCGAGCCTCACCCCTCTCCCGAACCCCGCTCAATTCACGGCCCCCCTGCGTCGCACCAGCACCACCAGCACCGGGACCCCCACCAACGCCGTCATCACCCCGGCCGGGACCTCCGCCGGGGCCCGTACCACCCGGCCCGCGACGTCCGCGGCGAGCAGCAGCCCCGCGCCCAGCAGCGCCGACAGCGGGAGCACCGCCCGGTGCCCGCCGGAGGTGACCAGTCGGCGGGCGAGATGCGGCACCGCGAGGCCCACGAACGCGATCGGCCCCGCGGCGGCCACCGCGGCGGCCGTCAGCAGGGTCGCGCCGAGGGCCGCCGTCACCCGGAGGAGCCCCACCCGGTGCCCGAGCGCCCGCGCCGTCTCGTCGCCGAGGGCCAGCGCGTCGAGGCCGCGCGCGCAGGCCAGCACCAGGACCGCCCCGGCCAGCAGGAACGGCAGCATCCGGCCCACCGTCCCGGCGTCCCGTCCGCTCAACGCGCCGACCTGCCAGAACCGGAACTGGTCAAGGGTGGCCGAGCTGGAGGTGAGGACGACCGTGGTGCCGCCCGCCGTCATCGCGGACAGCGCGGTCCCGGCCAGCGCCAGCTTCACCGGCGATGCCCCGCCCCGCCCGCGCGCGGCGATCCCGTACACCAGGCACGCGGCGACGACGGCCCCGGCGAACGCGTACCAGACGTAGCCGGCGAAGCCGCTCGCGAGGCCGGACGCGATGGCGAGGACGACTCCGGCCGCCGCGCCCTGGCTCAGCCCGAGGATGCCCGGGTCGGCGAGCGGGTTGCGGGTGACGGCCTGGAGCGCCGCCCCGGCCACGCCGAGCGCGGCGCCCGCGGTGAGCCCGACCTCGGTCCGCGGCAGCCGCAACGACCGTACGACCAGCGCGTCCGGTGAACTCCCGCCGTGCAGCAGGGCGTCGAGGACGGCGGCGGGCGGCACCGGGCGGGTGCCGACGGCGAGACTGAGCAGCACGGCGACGGCGACGGCGGCGACCGCCGCGGGCCAGGCGAGGCGTCGGCTCACGTGCCCAGGTGCTCGGCGAGCTGGCGTACGACAAGGCGGGCGGCGGTGGGACCGGCGTTGAGGTACCAGGGGTCGTCGTCGACCTTGACCGCGTGGTCGGCCGCGACCGCCTTCATCGACTTCCACAGCGGCCCGGCGAGCACGCTCGACGCGTCGGTCTTGGAGGCGTCGCCCTGCACGGAGTAGAAGATCCAGTCGGCGTCGGCGGTGTCGATGCTCTCCGAGCCGATGTCCTCCGAGATCGCCTTGAATTGCTGCGACTTGGGCCGTTCGAGCCCCATGTCGACGGCGATGGAGCCGGTGAAGGAGGAGACGCCGAACATCCGGGTGCGGTCAGGGGTGAACCGCACCATGGAGACGGTCGGGCCGCCGAGGTCGGCGCCCTTGGCACCGGCGTCGGTGACGATGTCGTCGAGCAGCTTCCTGGCGGCCTCGCCCTTGCCGACGGCGTCGCCGACCAGCAGCAGGTCGCGCTTCCAGTTGACGCCGTTGCCCGCGGTGATCACGGTGGGGGCGATCTTCGACAGCTTGGGGTAGAGGTCGCCGAGCGAGTCGTTGGCGAGGATCAGGTCGGGCTTGGCGGCGGCGAGGGTCTCCAGGTTGGGCGCCTGCCGGGTGCCCGCGTCGGTCATCTTGGCGAGCTTCCCCTTGTACTGCGGGAAGGCGTCGCCGAGGTAGCCGGGGACGAGGCCGGCGTTGTCGGCGCGGGTGGTGGCGGCCGGGACGACACCGAGGGAGAGCAGGTCGTCGAGCTGACCGGTGCTGAGCGCGGCGATCTTCAGGGGCGCGGCGGCGAGGGTGGTCTTGCCCTCGAAGTGCGTGACGGTCCGAGGAAACGTTCCGTCCTTGGCCTCGCTCGACCCCATCCCGGCGGCGAGGTCACTGGGCGCGGCGGACGGGCCCTCGCTGGCGCCGATGACCTGGTTGCGCCCGGCGGCGGACTTCCCGGAGCCCTCCGTGCCGCTGCCGCTGCCGCCGTCCGAGGACGAGCAGCCGGCCAGCAGCCCTCCGACGACCACGACGGCCAGACCGGCCTTCACACCCACAGCACGCACAACGACTCCGATCATCGACTAAGGCAAGCCTTACCTTAACCGGTCGGGGTTGGGGTGGGATATGGCGGGTGATGGGGGGAGGGGAGGCAAAGGGAGGGGAGGGGGCGGGACCCCGGGGCCGGCGGGGGGCGGGGGCCCCGAGGCCGGCTGACGGGTTGGCGGGACGACGGGTTGGCGGGTTGGCGGGTTGACGGGCTGGCCGGACCCTCACGGACCGTCGAGGAACTCGCCCGCCGAGAAGGACCGCACGAGAACGCCCGCGCGCCCGCTGCCGCCCTCACTCTCGTTGCCGTTGCCGTTGCCGCTGCTGTTCCCGTTCCCGTCGCCGTTCCCGTTCGTCAACAACCTTACGGAGTGGGCGCGTCCGAGCCCCGCCACCCGGGCCCGTCCGTCAGGGCCGACCTCCAGGAGGGTGTTCTCGTCGACGGCGACCGCGTGCGCGAGCCCGAACCGGGGTACGGCGGCGGTGAGTCGGGCCAGGGTGCCCCACTGGGCCGCGTGCACGTCCACCGCGAACGGGACGAGCCCGAGCCCGTCCCGCACCTCGATCTCCCCGAGGTCCTCGGCGCTGTCCTCCGGGCAGACCGGCGTCCCGCCGTCGAGCCACCCGCCGACGACGGCCCGCCGCGCGGCGACGGCGGCCCCGGCGGAGAACCCGGCGTAGGGAATCCCCGACTCCCGCACCCAGGCGCCGATGCCGACGCCCGCGAACGACTCCTGGTAGGCGGGCGTCAACCCGCCGCAGACCAGCAGCCCGTCCAGATCCCGCAGCGGTCCGACGTCGAACCGCTCGCCCAACGGCACGAGCAGCGGCACGGGTTCGCAGTCGCCGACCGAGCGCAGCACGGCGTCCCACCGCGCGAACTGCTCGCCCCCGTCCCCTTCGTCGACGACGACACAGCCGACCCGAGGCGCACCGACACCCCGCACGGCCGAGGCGGCACGCAGAAAGGGCCCGTGCACGACGGGAGCGGCGGCGGGGTCCCACCCACCCCCGACAAGAAACACCGACGCGGCACTCATCCGAACTCCCTTGCTCATAAACACAGTCGGGACGACCACCGCACATCACGTGCACAGCCCGTCTGCTGCAGCGTCCCGTGGGTACCGTCGCATGGACGGCGTCGCGGGCCAAGGAGTGGGGACGGGCATGCCATCTACTGCGTCCGGAAGCAGAGGAGCCGGCTTCACGGCGGCCCGCGCGGCGGAGGTGCTGGAGCGGGCCTGCCGACGGGCGGGTCTCGCCGGGGACGGCGCCCGCCTGCTCCGGCTGGGCGAGAACGCGCTGTTCCGCCTGGCCGCGCACCCTGTGGTGGTGCGGATCGCCCGCTCCACGGAGTACTTGGAGTCGGCGCGGGGCGAGGTACAGGTCTCGCGCTGGCTGACGGGCGAGAGCTTCCCGGTCACGCGGGTGATCGACGACCTCGAACAACCGGTGGTGGTCGACGGCCATCCGGTGACGTTCTGGCACCTGATCGAGGAAGGCGACCGCAAGGCGACGTACGGAGAACTCGGCGGGATACTGCGCGACCTGCACGTGCTGAGCCTCCCTGACACGCTGACGCTGCCGCCGTACCCGGTTCTCGACCGGACGGACCGGCGGATCGACGCGGCCGTTGGGGTGTCGGAGGACGACCGGGCGTTTCTGCGCAAGCGCGCGCGTGAACTGCGGGACCGGGTGGGATGCCTCCGCTTCGACTCCGCGAAGGGGCCGGTGCACGGGGACGCCCATGTGCAGAACCTCATGGTGGACAGGGACGGCCGGGTGATCCTGATCGACCTGGAGAGGTTCAGCCACGACGTCCCCGAGTGGGATCTGATGGTCACGGCCACCGAGCACCACAGCCTGAGGTGGCAGACCCAGGAGGAGTACGGGGCCTTCGTCGGGGCGTACGGACGGGATCTGCGCGCCTGGCCGGGATTTCCCACGCTGCGGGCGGTGCAGGAGTTCAACATGACGACATGGCTCATGCAGAACGTCGCCCAGGGCCCTGGGACAGCGGCCGAGTACGCCCGCCGCATCTCGTCTCTCCGGAACGACGACGCGCCACGCAACTGGAATCCGGGCTGACCGATGGCTATTCGTCGTCCAGGTGCTCCAGCGCCTCCCGCACCTGCCCGTTCAGCTGCTGGACGATCGGAAGCGCCCCATGGACGGAGACCTCGCGCTGGAAGTCGCGCACGTACCGCTGGAACCGGGCGGACTGGAGAGCGTCTCCGTCCTCGACCGCACGACGGGCGGTCGTCACGGCGGCGTCGAGGTCTCCGTCGAGCAGGTGGCTCTGAGCGAGGACCATCCGGCAGAAGCCGAGCGTACGGGCGTACTTGGGGTCGGTCAGCGCCACGGCGCGCTCGGCGAACCGCACCGCATCGGAGCCCTGCCCGAGGTCCCGGAAACAGTGGCAGAACTCACCGACCAACTCGGCTTCGTCCATGTAGGCGAGCCATTCGGGGTCGTCGGCGCCGTCAGCCTGCTCGAAGTACCTCTCGGCGTCGTTCATCGCGCGGGCGACGCCCTTGTGGTCCCGCGCGGTCGAGAGCGCGCGAGCCTCGTGAGCGGAGAAGAGGGCCATGGCCCGTGGGGTCGAGCTGCTTCTTCCACCCTCCACTGACGCACGGGCGAGCGTGACGGCCCGGGACGCTCGGCCCAGATAGTTGGCCTGGTGGCTCATGTTGGCGAGGATGCGCGCGCCCATCATGCGGTCGCCGGACACCTGTGTCAGACGCAGTGTCGCCATCAGATAGCGGTCGGCGAGCGCGTGGTTTCCGCAGTCGTACGCGCTCCAGGCGAGCAGCTGCGCCATCTCGGACGCCGCAGCGAACAGCGCGTTCCCGACCTTCGTGCTGTAACCGGCCCCGAGGAGCGGCAGTACGTCCTCGCGGAAGTAGTGGCGGAACGCCTTGTGTCCGTGGCCGCCGCCGAACCGGAAGTCGAGTTGCATGAAGAACCCGACGGCGGTACGGATCGCGGCGACGTCGCGCATGCTGACGCGGCGGGTGGCGAGGGTATCGGTGGGAAGACCGTCCGGACGGGACACCAGCCACGACAGAGCCGCGGCGTGAACATCACTGTCCGGGAGCGGTGGTTCATGCCCGGGACCGTCCTCCGGGCGTTGGAGGGTCAGGCTGTCGAGGGCGTCGACCGCCTCGGCCAGGGAACCGGCGTGAGTCGGCCCGACCACGGATCGGGGAACAGGTGCCGTAGCGGGGAACCCCAGATCCCTGGGCACGATTCTCCTGCCCAGCTTCCCGCTCAGCGCTTCGGCGACGAACAGCGCCGTCTGACGCTGGATCCCGCCCCCGTTCAGCCAGCGCTGCACAGCGACATGCGTGGTCCCCACCTGCTCGCCGTGACGCCGCGCGACCTCGCGGACGCGCTTGGCCAAGCCCTTGTTCGAGGAGCCTGCCTCCGCCATCACGGCGGCCAACCGATGGTTCGGCTCTCTGCCCACGTCCCGCCGACACCTCCAACATCACGCCAAGCGTTCATCGTGTCACAGACGGTGTCGAAGGTGAGGGGGTTCGCGGTGAACCCCCCCTGCCCACACCGGTGAACCCACGTGTGCACGTGCACCCCTCCATGGACACTGCCGCACGGACGGAGAGGCCCGTTGACTGTCGGGACAAGACACCCCGGTGGCGCGTGACGGCACCCCCGGGGCATGCCCCACCTGGGAAAGCAGGTAGACATGCGGAACCCCGTCGCCAGGATCTTCACGAGGCCGCCAAGACAGCCGCTGCCCGCCCCGAGCCGTGCCGCCCACCGGACGGCGGTGGTCCGATGAGCGAGAACCCGCGCCTCCTGCCGTGGCCCGGCCCGGCCGGACAACGCTCCTACCTGGTCACGGACGGCGGCGGCAGGAGCCGCCTCTCCCGACTCGCCGACCAGTTGGAGGAGGCACAGCTCCAAGCCGGTGACATCCTCCTCGGCCACGCGGCGGACATGCTCAAGGACGTCGACGTCAACCCGTGGGAACTGCGCTACCTGAGCGCCTGTCTGCACGAGGCGCTGCGTGACGCGCTGCGGGTGGCGGAGAGCAGGGGCGACCGGCTCCCCGTTCCCGAGGACGACGACACCGACAACAACGGCACTTCGCCGCATGCTGAGGAGGCGGCCTCATGAGGCGCACCGCGCACAAGACACCCGAGTGGCAGATCGAACGGGCAGCGGACCGCCCCGTCACCCGAGATCAGGACGGCACCCTCACCGTGCCCCTGCGCCTCGCCCACTTCGGCGAGCACATGGCCAGCCCTTCGCTGCTCCTGACGGTGGCCGAGGCCGAGAATCTCCATGCCTCGCTCTGCTATGCCCTCGACGGCGAACCCGCGCCCGACGACGCCCCCGACTGCCGCAAGCCCATCCAGTACCCGGGCGGCCGACAGCGCTTCTGACCTGAGAAACAGCCGACCACCTCTCGAACCAGTGCGGGCGACGGGCGGTCCGGCTGAGAAGAGCACACGGACAAGCGTGCCGTGCAGGCCCGACGGTGCCGGGCCTGCACGGCACGACGTCACACCGCGCGAACTGCCCTGCCCTGCCCGCCTCGTGGGCGACGGCACACCCGCCCCGAGGCATTCATGCGAACTCCCCTGTTCGCGGGATCAGTCGGGACGACAGTTCGTCCGCGAGGGGATGAGGCCGCTCCGGCGGCAGCAGCCGGGCCGTGGCATCGAGGTCGATCGGCGTGCACACCACGGACCAGCCTCGACAGGCAGGTGTGCCGCAACGCTCACTCGAACCCGTCCCGGGTGATCTCGGCGGCGAGCACCGTCTCCTGCCGCGTCCACAGACCTCCGACCGGTGTCCGTCCGCACGAACCGGGTCCGTCGCCGCTCCGCATGGGTGATGCCTGTCGCGCAGACCGAGGTCCCTCAGGAGCTGTCTCCGGAGGGGCTCGCGGTCTCCGGAGGGGCCGATCGCGAGGCGTGGGAGGCGGCCGGTGCGCAACTGTCCGGCGCTGTCGCGAGTCTGACGACGAAGGAAAGCACACCTGCGAAAAACCGTCCGTCCGCCCGCGCTTCGACAGAGGTTCTCTCCATGCCGTTGCTCCCGCACAACCGTCGCGCCTCCCGAGCCGCTGTCGCCGCCCTCGGCGCTGCCGGCCTCATCGCGCTGGCCGGGTCCCCCGCCGCCCTCGCCGACGAAACCGCACCCGAACTGGTCGTCGGAGGCATCGAGCCGGTCGACGGGCTGAAACCGGGGGGCACCTTCGAGCTGCCGGTCACCGTGGCGAACAAGGGCACTGCGACCGCCGGGAAGACATGGATCTACTACGGCGTCACCCGCGGACTCGACTTCGCGGACGTGCCCTCCAACTGCCGTGCGCAGTACGTCCGTTCCTATGACGAGATGCCCGAGCTGTGGACCGTGGTGTGCGGGTTCGACCAGGCGGTGGAGCCGGGCGCCGTCTACACGCCCGACAGGCCCCTCGTCGTCAAGGTCCTGGACCGCGCGCTCGACGACGAACTGCGGGTCCGTGTCCTGGAGAACGACCCGGGGGAGGACGAGAACGGCACCGCTCCGGTGGCGGGCACCGGACCGGCGGTGAAACTGGTCGAGGGACGGGCCGGGGACAAGGGGTCCGCGCCCGTCGTCCATGTGCCCGTCACCTCCGTCAACACGGCGGACTTCCAGGTGAAGGGCGCCGCCTTGAAGGGCCGCATCGGTGAAACGGTGCCGATGGAGGTGGAGTTCACCAACGCCGGACCCGCCTGGGTCATGGGCAGGCTGAAGTCCGACTCCGTCAGTGTCGTCGTCACCCCGCCCGCCGGAACGTCGGTCGTCAAGACCGCCACGTTCTGCAAGGCCAAGGGCGGAGCGTACCGGTGCGGCATGCTCGCGGGGGCGCTCGACGAGGGCGGCCGACAGCCCTACACCTTCAGGCTGAGGATCGACAAGCGCGTCGCGCACGCCACGGGCACGGTGGCCCTGACCACCGAGGCGCGGCCGTTCGACCCCGATAAGGCCAATGACAGGGCCGACATCACGCTGGACGTCACCGGCGCGGAGCCGACCGGTTCGGCCACCGGCTCTGCCACCGGTTCGGCCACTGGCTCGGGCGGACCGACCGGCGGGTCGTCGACCGGCGGATCGTCGTCGACTGGTGGGTCGTCGTCGATCGGTGGGTCGTCCTCGACCGGCGACGCGGGGAGCGCGGCGTACGGAGGTCACCTGGCCGAGACCGGGTCCTCGGCGCGGGGGACCACGGCCGTGGCCGCCGCCGCGGTGGTGACGGGCGCGGGCGTGCTGGTCATCGTGCGCCGCCGCCGGGCCCACCACCGCGGCTGACGTCTCTCCGTCGCGCGCGCTCACCGGTCCCGGACCACGGGCCCGGGACCTCCGCCGCTTTCTGCCTCAGCGCGCTCCGTGCCGCGGCGCGCTCAGTGCGGCAACGACGCCGGGGTGCCTCCGTTCGCCTCGTAACCCGCCACCGCCAGCGCGCGGTACACCGCGAACTCCGCCGCCGGGTCCGGGGACAGCGTCCACGGCAGGGCGCCGACGTGGCCGTCGATGTGCACGAGCTGGCTCATCGCCTCCGACCAGCGCTCCGCCCGGACCAGGAAGAAGATCAGCAGGTGGCGGACGTGCGCCAGCATCGGGTCGTCCGGGCGGGCCGCCTGCACCGCGAACAGGGCGCCGTGGATCGCCTTGCGCACCACCTCGCTCTGGTAGAACCCGCGCACCAGGTTCACCTCGGGGAGGTGCTCGAAGACCGCGAACAGGGGCATCGCCGCGAGCAGCGAGCCCTGCGGGGCGCGGGCCGCGGCGGCCTCCGCGAAGGAGTTCGCCAGCTCCCGGGAGCCGTGCCACTTCTCGCACCAGTAGTGCAGCGCCGCCAGATGCGCGCCCATGTGCGCCGGCGCGCGGTCCAGGATCTTCAGCCAGAGCTGCTCGAACTCCTCGCGCGGGTACGCCAGTCCGCGCGCCACCGACAGCTCCACGATGTACGGGATCGGGTCACCGGGGGCCAGCAGCGCCGCGTCACCGCACGCCGATCTGGCCTCCTCCATGATGATCCGGAAGTCGTCGGTGCCCGGCGTCGCCGTCCGCCACGCCTGCTGGACCAGGAACTCCGCGTGCACCGCCGCGCCCCCCGCGTCCTTGGGGTGCTCGGCACGCCACACCCGCAGCCACTGCCCGCCGGGTGACTCGCTGACCCCGCCGGGACGCTGCGCCAGTTCGAGCGACGCGGCGCCCGCGAACGCCTGCACGCGCTGCCAGCGCAGCTCGCCCGCCGCCTCGGTGCCGGCCAGCAGCTGCGAGGCCGCCCGGTAGTCCTGGGAGCGCTGGACCACGTCCAGGACGTCCAGCAGGTCCTGGTCGGGGCCCGGCATCCGGACGTCCAGCTCCTCCTGCGGCGTGAAGCCGTAGTTCGCCGGGTCCGCCGCGTCCGGGTGGCCGGGCGGGACCTGCTCGATCATGCCCCGGCGGCGCCGCATGACCGGCAGCAGCACGAAGCCGATCATGACCAGCGCGATCAGGACCCACAGAATCTCCATGCGACAAGCGTTCCAGACACCGCCGACAATTGGCCAACCCGGTCCCCGAACCTGTGGAAAACCCCGCACCGAACAGGGCGGGAGCCTGTGGAAAACCTCGTCCGCATGGTCGTCGGCCGGTCGGACGTCCCACGGCGTCCGGCACCACCCCGCCGGGCACACTACGCTCGGTGCCCATGAGCGACAGGCACACCAGTCAGCACTTCGAGACCCTCGCGATCCACGCGGGCAACACCGCCGATCCCCTGACCGGCGCGGTCGTCCCGCCGATCTACCAGGTCTCGACCTACAAGCAGGACGGCGTCGGCGGACTGCGCGGCGGCTACGAGTACAGCCGCAGCGCCAACCCGACCAGGACCGCCCTCGAAGAGAACCTCGCGGCCCTCGAAGGCGGCCGCCGGGGTCTCGCGTTCGCGTCAGGACTGGCGGCCGAGGACTGCCTGTTGCGTACGCTGCTCAGCCCCGGCGACCACGTGGTCATCCCGAACGACGCGTACGGCGGCACGTTCCGGCTGTTCGCGAAGGTCGTCGCCCGCTGGGGCGTGGAGTGGTCGGTCGCCGACACCAGCGACCCCGCCGCCGTGCGGGCCGCCCTCACCCCGAAGAGCAAGGTCGTCTGGGTGGAGACCCCCTCCAACCCGCTGCTCGGCATCACCGACGTCGCGGCCGTCGCCCAGGTCGCCCGCGAGGCCGGCGCCCGGCTGGTCGTCGACAACACCTTCGCCACCCCGTACCTCCAGCAGCCGCTGGCGCTCGGCGCGGACGTCGTCGTGCACTCCCTGACCAAGTACATGGGCGGCCACTCCGACGTCGTCGGCGGCGCCCTCGTCGTCGCCGACCAGGAACTCGGCGAGGAGCTGGCCTACCACCAGAACGCGATGGGCGCGGTCGCGGGACCGTTCGACTCGTGGCTGGTGCTGCGCGGCACCAAGACGCTCTCCGTGCGCATGGACCGGCACAGCGAGAACGCCGGGAAGGTCGCCGAGATGCTCACCCGGCACGCGCGCGTGACGCACGTGCTCTACCCCGGTCTGCCCGACCACCCGGGCCACGAGGTCGCCGCCAAGCAGATGCGGGCCTTCGGCGGCATGGTGTCGTTCCGGGTGCAGGGGGGCGAGGAGGCGGCCGTCGAGGTCTGCAACCGCGCCAAGGTGTTCACCCTGGGCGAGTCCCTGGGCGGCGTCGAGTCCCTGATCGAGCACCCCGGCCGGATGACGCACGCGTCGGCGGCGGGCTCCGCCCTGGAGGTGCCCGGCGACCTCGTCCGCCTCTCCGTCGGCATCGAGAACGTCGACGACCTGCTGTCGGACATCCAGCAGGCGCTCGGCTAGCCGACGCCCGCGCTCACCAGCCGGTGAGCGGTGGAGTCGTCTGCGAAGGCGGCTCCACCCAGGGGCGCGCGGTCAGCGCCCAGACGGCGAAGGCGAGCGCCGCGGTCAGCAGGAACAGCCACAGCAGCCGGCGCGCGGCCCTGCGGCGGCGCAGCATCCGGTCACCGCGCCGCACGGCGTCCCCGTACAGCCCGGACGGCACCGTCGGGGCCCGCCGCTCCATGATCTGCCGCACGGCGGCCTCGCGCTGGCTCCGGTTCACCGGCGGCCCCCGCGTCCCGTGGCGGCCCCGGCCCTCATGACGGTGCCACCTCGGCCGTCGTCGACGCCGGTACCCGGGGCGGGTGGAGCAGGGTGGCCGTCGCCCGGTCGCAGACCGCGCGGACGTGTTCCACGGGGAGCCCGAGCAGGGCCGCCGTCTGCTGCTCGGCGACGCCCTCGTAGAGCCTCAGCACCAGGATCAGCCGCTCCCGCGGAGTCAGCGGGGCCAGCGGGCCGGCCGGGCGGGTGCGGGAGCGGACGACTCCGCCGTACCGGTACCAGGCGCCCCGCGCGAAGCGGGCGGCCAGATACCGGCGGGCGCCGTCGTAGGGGTCCTCGCCGCGCGCCAGGTCCCAGCACGCGTACGTGTGCGCGAGGGCGAGCGTCAGCAGCCGCCGCGCGCGCGGGTTGCCGTCCGGGGGCTCGGCGGTGAGCAGCGTGGCCGTCTGCAACAGCCGTCCCGCGGCGCCCGCCACGAACGCCTCGAACTCCCGTGCCCGGCGGGCGTCCCGAGACGCTTGCCGTGTACGCACCGCGCCTCCCTCCTGACGCGCCCCAGCCTCCCCGGCGACAGGGCCGGGTCTTCATATGAGGGCAGCGGCGACCCGTCGGTCAAGAGTTCGCGCGGTACGCGCGCGTACCGCGCGGGAAGCCGCAGGAGAAGACGGCGGCCGTCAGGGCCGAACGGGAGAGCGCCCCGGGCGGACGGCTCAGGAGGCGGACGGCGTCTCGTCCGGGCCCGCCCCGCCCTGGGTGGACATCCGCGCGGACAGCCCGGTGTTGAAACGGGTCAGCAGCGCGCAGAACGTCTCCCGCTCCTCGGGCGTCCACCCCTGGGTCAGCTCCGCCATCAACTGGCGCCTGGAGGACCGCACTTCATCGAGGCGGGCGAGCCCGCGCGGGGACAGCTGGAGGACCACCGCGCGGCCGTCCTCGGGGTGCGAGGTCCGCTTGACGAGCCCGGTGTCCACGAGCGGCGCCACCTGGCGGGTGACCGTGGACGAGTCGATGCCCATGCTGGCCGCGAGCGCCTTGACGCCCATCGGGCCTTCCTTGTCGAGACGGTTGAGCAGCAGGTACGCGGCGCGATCCATGGAGTTGCGCACCTGGCCGACCCCGCCGAGCCGGGTCTGTTCGGCACGGCGGGCGAAGACCGCCACCTCGTGCTGCAACGTGTCGAGGAGACCGGTGTCACCGAGAGTCGTCATGTCCATCGACATTTCAGGTGTTGTGGGCATGGCCGGAGGCTCGCTTCATGAAGGGGCTGCTGGGATGGGGGACAGGGTACGCGGCCGGGGGGCGGGCCGTACCGGCGCTGCGCAAACCAGTCTCGGGGACTGGTCACACAGGCGGCGCCCGGGAGTGAACTGCGATGCTGGAGTCATGAGCTACAGCACGGCCGACCCCCTGCGGCCCGTGACCCTCG
The sequence above is a segment of the Streptomyces griseoviridis genome. Coding sequences within it:
- a CDS encoding MarR family winged helix-turn-helix transcriptional regulator; this encodes MSMDMTTLGDTGLLDTLQHEVAVFARRAEQTRLGGVGQVRNSMDRAAYLLLNRLDKEGPMGVKALAASMGIDSSTVTRQVAPLVDTGLVKRTSHPEDGRAVVLQLSPRGLARLDEVRSSRRQLMAELTQGWTPEERETFCALLTRFNTGLSARMSTQGGAGPDETPSAS